The nucleotide window AAAAATCATCTAGGGAGGAAAATCATAATTTAGGCAGTGATTGTACGAAGAAAAGTCTGAGAGTGTAAGGAGATTTACGACAACGGAGAGGAAGAGGCAAAAATCCAGAAAGGTTTTTCAGTCAAGCACCATCCACTTAACCCAAGAAACCTCCTGGACACGGTTAATTTCTATTTTACTTTTTCTCAGCAACCACCACTGCTTTGATCATTTTCCATTCCCCATTTTCAAAATAAAAAGTATACATTGACTGGAACTTCATCACCTTACTTTCCAAATCGACTTTTACAAATCCAAACTGATCAATAAAATCTATCGAATGAATGCGGACATCTCTCTCCACTCCTCCTATCTTTCCATCCTTTAGTGATTGGATATAATTTGTTTTATTGGAACTAAATATTGAACCACTTCCTTTAATATAAACACTATCCGCATAATCAGAATGGAATTTCGATTCTATTTCTGAAACTTTTCTCTCGTCTATGTTCTTCATAATAAAGAGAAATTCTTTCCTTAGCGAATCCTCATTCCTTTCTGCGCTGATTTGATTTGTGATCATAATTCCTCCTAGAATCACTAAAAATCCAAAAACTTTTTTATACATCTCAAAATCCTATTTAGTTGCTATAGCACCATTATTGATAAAAAAAATCAAATTATTGATTCCTCATAAATTTGATCAATAATCCTCTTAAATGTCTTAAAGTCTTGAGCCGATAGTTTTTTAAACATGCGTTTCCTTTCTTCAGTAACAACAGAGACCATCAATTGATAAATTTCTGAGCCTTTTTTAGTCGGAAACACTTGGTTTTTCCTACCGTCTTCAGGATTTGATTGGATTTTGATCCAACCCTTTTCTTCCATATTTCGGAGTGCTCTTGCCATAGACGGCCTATCATCAAAATCCCTTCCCAAATCCGATTGGCTACAACCAGGTTGTTTCATCAATCGAACAAGAACAAACCATTGCTCCGGAAATAGTTCCAATCCATTTGCCGAGGCCAACCGCATGAACTGGCGCCGCAAAGCTCTAACCGTCCTATAAATCAGATAAGCATAAGAATTCTCTAAATCAAATGAATCGGCCATGTGTTGCTATAGCAACAATAATCCAATCCCCAGGTTTTGTCAACTAAGAATCCAGATTTGCGAACTTCAAATTAGACAATCTACCTTGACAGTATAGCAATCTTATTTATAGTCTAAAGTTTTGCACAAATCTAAAGGAGTATTAAATGAATACGAAAAACAAAATATGTGTCACTCATTTTGACTATAATCGATTAAAACTAATGATTTCGGATTATACGAAAAAAAATAAAATGGACCCAAATACAAAAGACTTACTCGGTGAAATAGAAAGAGCCCAAAAAGTGGATTCACATTCAATTCCACCAAACTTTGTTACAATGAATTCTGTGATTGAACTAAAGAATTTAAACGAACTAGAGTTTCAAGAATTCAGATTGGTTTTTCCAGAGGACGCCAACACGGAGCAAAATAAGATTTCTGTTTTGGCACCGATCGGTACTGCGATCCTAGGATACAAAATTGGCGACGTGATCCAATGGAAACTCCCTGGAGGAGAAAATCAATTCCAAATCACGAGTATCAAATACCAACCAGAAGCTAACGGCGATTACCATCTATAATCCGAATCGATTACAGAAAGTTTTTTTGTTTAGCGTTCCCAATCCAATGTTTGATTGTAATCCCTTAAATAAGGGCCGGGCTCCTTCGGGGTCCGCGTTCGCTCCCGTCTGCCAGTAGGCAGACCAAGCCCTCCAGATCCCTAACGCTTGTCATGTTTCGTTCAACACAACCTTACACTGATTAGATATTTTTGTTTCATTTTCGAATAAACATTTTAAGATACGTCCGCCGCCAGGAATGATCCAACGACAATATTCACTCACATCGTCTTTACAAAAACCTTGTGACTTACTTTTCATAGTATCGGAAAGTGCACTTTGACTAGCTTCACAGGCTTCCGAAAGATTTTTACCGCGTTCTTTCAAACATTGTAAAATCCTTGCTTTCGTAGGTTTGACCCCTTGACAATAGGTGGCTATCTCGTTCTGGCAGACTTCATAAATGGCTTTTGTTTCTGCAAATAGAGGTAGGTGAAAAAAAACAATGAGAATGAGTGTGTATAGTTTCATATTTATTTTATTCCTGATTTTTAAATATACAATGGTTTGAGAGTCATACTTCGGAATCAATTTTCCTATTGGTAAATTAAGAAAACAAGTCCATTATATTGCAAATTTGGAACCTTCATTAGACAAAATTCCCATTTTTTACAATCACGAACAGCTTGTATTCAAAGAGAAATTAAAACCTTACGTTCAAATGCGGTTTTTACCTTTGGTACAAAGAAAATAATAATGATGATGGCAAGTGGAGGAAATATCCCAATTTCAATATTTGATTGAGTAATGACTGTTTGACGATTCCATTTTTTTCAAATCGATGGGCAGAGGTAATGGCTGGATACTGTAAAAGGACTGGCCAAGTAATTCTGCGAAATTTTTGACTGAGCTCTGTATCTTCAAAAATATATTGCAGTTTTAGATCCGATTGCCAAAGTCTTCTATCAAAAAAAATACAATGATCAAGATAGACGATACCCTCTCTCTTTAAACGAATGAAATTGGAATACCAGGATATAAATCTCAGGAGGAAATGTTTTTTATCAAATTGATGTAAAAACCCTCCCCAGCTAACTTTCAACTCATTCCCACAACTCAATTCGATTAAGTAGTCTATCGCCTCACGGGGTAAATAGGTTCTCGGATGATGAAAGAGAACCACTTCACCCTTCGATTTGTGAAATCCAATATTCAATCGTTCTGCACGCAAGGAGGCTTCTAAAAGACTAATTGGAAGGATTTCGACTTCTGGATGGTTTTCAAAACCCTGAAGGGATTTTTGAAATAAAGCGTTCTCTCCATTGTCTGTAGGTATAACGATACTCAACATTTATGTTTCTATTGATTCAATGATGATCCAATCAATAGAAACCTGCAAAGCGAAAAATCACTCTTTAATCAAATAGATATGAATCGTCGATTGTGAATCACCGGCCACTTCTTTTGTACTTCCAGTGACTTCCCGATCAGAAATAAAAGTTCGAATCCGATTCTCATCGATTGCTTCTTTGCTTAAAACCTGTTTTATCTCATCAAAACGACGTTTCACAAGACGAACTTGATAAGCCAAATCGCCGGTAGTTTGTGATTTTCCGACTAATACAACTTTATAAGGTTCCTCAGACTTTAAAATATCCCGAGATAGAGCTACGAGTTTTGCCTTAGAGTCATCTGTAATTTTATAATCATCTGGAACAAACATTACCATTTGTATCGGTGTTGTTTGACCTTCCGGCCTCCAATAAGATAACTTTAATGGAGAGGTATCCGAGCTTGGTTCTTTTTTTATGGAATCCAAAACAACCGATTTCGGACAATAAACTTTGACTTCGG belongs to Leptospira wolbachii serovar Codice str. CDC and includes:
- a CDS encoding nuclear transport factor 2 family protein translates to MYKKVFGFLVILGGIMITNQISAERNEDSLRKEFLFIMKNIDERKVSEIESKFHSDYADSVYIKGSGSIFSSNKTNYIQSLKDGKIGGVERDVRIHSIDFIDQFGFVKVDLESKVMKFQSMYTFYFENGEWKMIKAVVVAEKK
- a CDS encoding MarR family winged helix-turn-helix transcriptional regulator: MADSFDLENSYAYLIYRTVRALRRQFMRLASANGLELFPEQWFVLVRLMKQPGCSQSDLGRDFDDRPSMARALRNMEEKGWIKIQSNPEDGRKNQVFPTKKGSEIYQLMVSVVTEERKRMFKKLSAQDFKTFKRIIDQIYEESII
- the rnk gene encoding nucleoside diphosphate kinase regulator — encoded protein: MNTKNKICVTHFDYNRLKLMISDYTKKNKMDPNTKDLLGEIERAQKVDSHSIPPNFVTMNSVIELKNLNELEFQEFRLVFPEDANTEQNKISVLAPIGTAILGYKIGDVIQWKLPGGENQFQITSIKYQPEANGDYHL
- a CDS encoding cysteine rich repeat-containing protein, coding for MKLYTLILIVFFHLPLFAETKAIYEVCQNEIATYCQGVKPTKARILQCLKERGKNLSEACEASQSALSDTMKSKSQGFCKDDVSEYCRWIIPGGGRILKCLFENETKISNQCKVVLNET
- a CDS encoding glycosyltransferase family protein translates to MLSIVIPTDNGENALFQKSLQGFENHPEVEILPISLLEASLRAERLNIGFHKSKGEVVLFHHPRTYLPREAIDYLIELSCGNELKVSWGGFLHQFDKKHFLLRFISWYSNFIRLKREGIVYLDHCIFFDRRLWQSDLKLQYIFEDTELSQKFRRITWPVLLQYPAITSAHRFEKNGIVKQSLLNQILKLGYFLHLPSSLLFSLYQR
- a CDS encoding OmpA family protein gives rise to the protein MEKKRHLPINPPNGCEMTSEERTYRVLFLLPIYSHILGSSSTTNQADLFVLESKSYAKPWDIVVTALGFLLSFNSSTEVKVYCPKSVVLDSIKKEPSSDTSPLKLSYWRPEGQTTPIQMVMFVPDDYKITDDSKAKLVALSRDILKSEEPYKVVLVGKSQTTGDLAYQVRLVKRRFDEIKQVLSKEAIDENRIRTFISDREVTGSTKEVAGDSQSTIHIYLIKE